In Herpetosiphon gulosus, one genomic interval encodes:
- a CDS encoding GAF domain-containing sensor histidine kinase: MRTQYPTNEAQRLAALQSYGLLARPYIHEFDELARLAALFCATPIAIISLIDHKYQYIKAAFGSQLKTIPRKYSCCAQTIVEREMVVYDQASLERSFGHHPLVQQGFQFYAGMPIINQQGFALGCIAVIDRQPRQLSPQQRESLQLIAQQLSHQFELLRQVQQLTALPHDVFHSNIANDPQVPSKTPLIAKMSQQLHKPLHTIMTDSQLLADQLIEAGVAELEPTAHHIQETSAQLLALIDDMIDLAKIEHGQLDVHYEEVCLGPLIDQLNVIVGPLMVRNHNSFHVQIGTRQRIFWSDNRLVRQILVNVVGNAAKFTHDGSVRIEVSEEQRNGQHYLAFHVIDTGIGMTPEQQVQLFQEQPRLGKSLSSQPSTGLGLAISKRLALLLGGDITLSSNPGIGSHFTLYLPLKATPQITQPQAA; encoded by the coding sequence ATGCGTACTCAATACCCTACAAACGAAGCTCAACGTCTTGCTGCCCTGCAAAGTTATGGCTTGCTGGCCCGCCCATATATTCACGAATTCGATGAATTGGCGCGCTTGGCGGCGCTTTTTTGTGCTACGCCCATTGCAATCATCTCGCTGATCGATCATAAATATCAATATATCAAAGCAGCTTTTGGCAGCCAACTCAAAACAATTCCACGTAAATATTCATGTTGTGCCCAGACAATTGTTGAGCGTGAGATGGTTGTCTATGATCAGGCTAGCCTTGAGCGTAGTTTTGGACATCACCCCTTAGTACAGCAGGGCTTTCAATTCTATGCAGGCATGCCGATTATCAATCAACAAGGCTTTGCCCTTGGATGCATCGCGGTGATCGATCGGCAGCCACGCCAACTTAGCCCGCAGCAGCGTGAAAGTTTACAACTGATCGCCCAACAATTAAGCCATCAATTTGAGCTTTTGCGCCAAGTGCAACAACTGACTGCCTTGCCCCACGATGTCTTTCATTCGAATATCGCCAATGACCCCCAAGTGCCGAGCAAAACACCCTTAATTGCCAAAATGAGCCAGCAGTTGCACAAGCCGCTGCATACGATTATGACCGATAGTCAACTTTTGGCTGATCAGTTGATCGAAGCGGGAGTGGCCGAGTTAGAGCCAACTGCCCATCATATCCAAGAAACCAGTGCCCAGCTTTTGGCATTAATCGACGATATGATCGATTTGGCTAAGATTGAGCATGGCCAACTTGATGTGCACTATGAGGAAGTTTGTTTGGGTCCGTTGATCGATCAATTAAATGTGATTGTTGGGCCGTTGATGGTGCGTAACCATAATTCGTTCCATGTGCAAATTGGCACACGCCAACGCATTTTTTGGAGCGATAATCGCTTGGTACGCCAAATTTTGGTGAATGTGGTGGGTAATGCTGCCAAATTTACCCACGATGGCTCAGTACGGATCGAAGTGAGCGAAGAACAGCGCAATGGTCAGCATTATTTGGCCTTTCATGTGATCGATACAGGCATTGGCATGACTCCTGAGCAACAAGTCCAGTTGTTTCAAGAGCAACCGCGTTTGGGCAAAAGCCTGAGCAGTCAACCAAGCACAGGTTTGGGTTTGGCCATCAGCAAGCGCTTGGCGTTGTTGCTGGGCGGCGATATTACCTTGAGCAGCAATCCTGGGATCGGCAGCCATTTCACACTTTACTTACCCTTAAAGGCGACCCCGCAAATCACGCAGCCGCAAGCTGCTTAA
- the speD gene encoding adenosylmethionine decarboxylase, whose protein sequence is MSNFIQAPIYPAAGRHLLANLGGCSAAILNDRDVLQAIVMQAAHATNATVLEIVAHQFTPQGVTIVAVLGESHASLHTYPEHGAAFWDCFTCGDQCQPEASLAVLVPALHATNVHSQLIDRTISEVTQTAPSTVA, encoded by the coding sequence ATGAGCAATTTCATTCAAGCGCCAATCTATCCGGCTGCTGGGCGACACCTACTTGCAAATTTAGGTGGCTGCTCAGCAGCAATCCTCAATGATCGTGATGTGCTGCAAGCAATTGTGATGCAAGCAGCACATGCCACCAATGCAACTGTGCTCGAAATTGTTGCCCATCAATTTACTCCGCAAGGCGTTACCATCGTGGCAGTGTTAGGCGAAAGTCATGCCTCGCTACACACCTATCCTGAGCATGGAGCAGCTTTCTGGGATTGTTTTACCTGTGGCGATCAATGCCAACCAGAAGCTTCGTTGGCTGTGCTCGTTCCTGCGCTACATGCGACAAATGTCCATTCTCAGCTTATAGACCGTACTATCAGCGAAGTCACCCAAACAGCCCCCTCGACAGTGGCTTAA
- a CDS encoding DUF350 domain-containing protein produces MSGDEIMTLVGRVAASVGWTLISVLIFYGGARLYDLLDPIDYREEIKRGNVAAAIQLAAVTIALAAIVIMAVAT; encoded by the coding sequence ATGTCTGGTGATGAAATTATGACATTGGTGGGTCGGGTCGCTGCTTCGGTTGGTTGGACGCTCATCAGCGTTTTGATTTTCTACGGTGGCGCTCGGCTTTACGATTTACTTGATCCAATTGATTATCGTGAAGAAATTAAACGTGGCAATGTGGCCGCAGCGATTCAATTAGCAGCAGTAACCATTGCCTTAGCCGCAATTGTTATCATGGCAGTGGCAACCTAA
- a CDS encoding peptidoglycan bridge formation glycyltransferase FemA/FemB family protein: MYVALLSQLSSSSELGQQWEALVQANPAGGVMQSLAWGQFKQRRGLQVVHFGLFDATDHLIGGMLCTIPAQSGVGSNLIVADGPILPWHDQSIARQGLRLLRETAEKQASTYGAVGLRIEPRLERPAPNLLRDWRRAPVDILARETLYLDLRPSAAQLLAAMKPKGRYNIRLAARRGVSVRISHDLADIPLFYRLMDEAGERDDFYVEPIDHFNDLLATLAPLGHAHLLFAEYADQILGTLLLISYGQRAVYQYGGISNQLREHMAGYALQWAAIQQAQSLGCTSYDFYGFEPTGDPHHPFAGFSRFKRAFGGQAIALIGAYDYYFTEQLADVIIRAVRELA; this comes from the coding sequence ATGTACGTCGCGCTTTTGTCACAACTGAGCAGCAGCAGTGAACTGGGCCAGCAGTGGGAAGCTTTAGTTCAAGCCAACCCCGCTGGTGGCGTGATGCAAAGCTTAGCTTGGGGCCAATTCAAACAACGACGCGGTTTGCAGGTTGTGCATTTTGGCCTATTTGATGCTACTGATCATTTAATTGGTGGTATGCTCTGCACAATTCCAGCGCAGAGTGGGGTTGGTAGCAACTTGATCGTTGCCGATGGGCCAATTTTGCCGTGGCACGATCAATCCATCGCTCGCCAGGGGCTGCGTTTATTGCGCGAGACCGCTGAAAAACAGGCCAGCACGTACGGCGCAGTTGGTTTGCGGATTGAGCCACGGTTGGAACGCCCAGCACCCAATTTGCTGCGCGATTGGCGACGAGCACCAGTTGATATACTGGCCCGCGAAACCCTTTATTTGGATTTACGACCTTCTGCCGCGCAATTGTTGGCGGCGATGAAACCCAAAGGCCGCTATAACATTCGCTTAGCGGCGCGGCGTGGCGTAAGCGTGCGCATCTCGCATGATCTGGCCGATATACCCTTGTTTTATCGCTTGATGGATGAAGCTGGCGAACGCGACGATTTCTATGTTGAGCCAATCGACCATTTTAATGATCTGTTGGCGACGCTGGCTCCGCTTGGTCATGCCCATTTGTTGTTTGCCGAGTATGCTGACCAAATCTTGGGAACCTTGCTGTTGATCAGTTATGGTCAGCGGGCAGTGTATCAATATGGTGGTATTAGCAACCAATTGCGTGAACACATGGCAGGCTACGCTTTGCAATGGGCCGCAATTCAACAAGCCCAAAGCTTGGGCTGCACCAGTTACGATTTTTATGGATTTGAACCAACAGGTGATCCGCATCACCCATTTGCAGGCTTTTCGCGCTTCAAGCGAGCCTTTGGTGGGCAAGCAATTGCCTTGATTGGGGCATATGATTATTATTTTACCGAACAACTAGCCGATGTCATTATTCGAGCAGTGCGCGAATTGGCCTAG
- a CDS encoding DUF3105 domain-containing protein — protein sequence MEPTNWQREVEQALAQNDHNRAKQLLAAVIRQNVHEREAWRILANIVTDPVQQAECLRRITAIEAAAPAAIKLIKPIAAIKPIAASPSDPSTSPTMPLVDAQARPSFTASSIQTERLVDSQAGPSSTPPVNHSMGQPTQKLHQPTRATPKPARSLPKMLMLIGASLCGLGLLILLGLQFWPLLNNTNSTTANEQPLLAEVELKIVSSGVGQAPMTDQAMVYFEIENPSDQALYNIPYTMTLTSQFDKVLKNTNTIELLLPKQKIVVADGVFTGDSFRAKSVEISLGQGYPITLDQAIPKPNLDVITTNGIKYPPDNLEARGDTYIVYNVIATDTTERITSTLVSMLLYDKDDTIIGAGSDFIDIIGESDLETNRNNKTLVYPTIWKDTEVARVEVVPAFTLATFNQKPPSKAAKPKFDQMWLGEYIPAVDPPQHIIGSADYKSLPPTSGYHATYPADWGYHFYDVQDEALVHNLEHGGVIIFYNPQLITPSELIQLESNFNKLYQRNDHTIFRLRMNMDATVAMTAWEYRLMLHDNVNLDAVNTFFSEHIARGPECVNLRCPN from the coding sequence ATGGAACCGACCAACTGGCAGCGCGAGGTTGAACAAGCCTTAGCCCAAAACGACCACAATCGAGCCAAACAGCTTTTAGCCGCCGTGATTCGCCAAAATGTGCATGAACGCGAGGCTTGGCGCATTTTAGCCAACATCGTCACTGACCCAGTCCAACAGGCCGAATGTTTGCGCCGAATTACGGCAATTGAGGCTGCCGCGCCAGCAGCGATTAAGCTAATTAAGCCGATTGCAGCAATTAAGCCAATCGCCGCGTCACCAAGCGATCCAAGCACCAGCCCAACCATGCCCTTGGTTGATGCGCAGGCTAGGCCTAGTTTCACGGCATCAAGCATTCAAACTGAGCGATTGGTTGATTCGCAAGCTGGGCCTAGTTCCACGCCGCCAGTCAATCACAGTATGGGTCAACCAACCCAGAAACTGCATCAACCAACACGGGCAACGCCTAAACCCGCTCGTTCGTTGCCTAAAATGTTAATGCTAATTGGGGCAAGTTTATGTGGTTTGGGCTTGTTAATCCTGCTTGGTTTACAATTTTGGCCATTGTTGAATAATACCAACTCAACCACCGCTAACGAACAACCGCTGCTAGCTGAGGTTGAACTTAAAATCGTATCTTCAGGCGTTGGCCAAGCACCGATGACCGATCAGGCGATGGTCTATTTTGAAATTGAAAACCCTAGCGATCAAGCGCTGTATAACATTCCCTATACCATGACCTTAACCAGCCAATTTGATAAAGTGCTGAAAAATACCAATACGATTGAATTATTGCTGCCCAAGCAAAAAATTGTCGTTGCCGATGGGGTTTTTACTGGTGATAGCTTTCGCGCCAAAAGCGTTGAAATTAGCCTAGGTCAGGGCTATCCAATCACGCTTGATCAAGCTATACCTAAACCAAACTTAGATGTTATCACAACAAATGGAATCAAATATCCTCCTGATAATTTAGAAGCAAGAGGTGATACCTATATTGTCTATAATGTTATTGCAACTGATACTACAGAACGTATTACTTCAACCCTTGTATCAATGTTGCTCTATGACAAGGACGATACAATTATTGGTGCTGGCTCCGATTTCATTGATATTATTGGTGAATCTGATTTAGAAACCAATCGTAATAATAAAACTTTAGTCTATCCTACTATCTGGAAAGATACAGAAGTAGCTCGCGTTGAAGTTGTACCAGCATTTACTTTGGCAACATTTAATCAAAAGCCGCCAAGTAAAGCCGCCAAGCCCAAATTTGATCAAATGTGGCTGGGCGAATATATTCCAGCGGTTGATCCGCCACAACATATTATTGGGAGTGCTGATTATAAAAGTTTGCCGCCAACTTCTGGTTATCATGCAACCTATCCCGCTGATTGGGGTTATCATTTTTATGATGTTCAAGATGAAGCACTCGTGCATAATTTGGAACATGGCGGGGTAATTATTTTTTATAATCCCCAACTCATTACGCCTTCAGAACTTATCCAATTAGAATCAAACTTTAACAAGCTCTACCAGCGCAATGATCATACTATTTTCCGTTTGCGTATGAATATGGATGCAACGGTGGCAATGACTGCTTGGGAATATCGTTTGATGCTGCACGATAATGTTAATCTCGATGCAGTCAATACTTTCTTCAGCGAACATATTGCTCGTGGCCCTGAATGCGTTAATTTACGCTGCCCTAATTAA
- a CDS encoding valine--tRNA ligase → MSANEHLQRALAGADLGQAYEATKVEEHLYKWWEAAGYFKPTAANTKDPFVIAIPPPNVTGVLHTGHGLTNTIEDILTRWHRMLGQPTLWVPGTDHAGIATQNVVEKQLAKVGKTRHDLGREDFLDAVWEWKGRSHSTITNQIRRLGSSVDWKRERFTLDEGLSQAVVVAFKRLFDDGLIYRGTRLVNWCPRCLSAISDLEVVYRDEQEQGNLWHIRYKVANAANDTEWRISEGDQSITIATTRPETLLADLAVAVHPEDERYADLVGKFVVLPALGRQIPIIADTYVEREFGTGALKITPGHDPNDYIVGQRHNLPILNAMNLDATINAEGGSYAGLDRFEARKRLVADLTETGNLVETKPHLMKIGRCERCDTIIEPLISTQWFVKTQPLAEPAMAAVREGRTKIVPERFNKIYFHWMENIQDWCISRQLWWGHRIPVWYGPDNQMFVELNAADALAAAAKHYGQVVELRQDEDVLDTWFSSGLWPFSILGWPDVENPDFKQFYPTTLLETGYDILFFWVARMMMLGIYLTGKEPFEWVYLHGLVRDEHGRKMSKSLGNQVDPMDLIEQYGTDALRFTFATSSTPGQDFALQPTRLDSARSFANKIWNATRFVISKLGDLPRTAESKVGAERLSDQAYTVADRWILSRFNRLAGDVERLMNSFNLGEAGRQIQTFFWDEFADWYIETAKIQIDTGDEQQQLRTRETLYSVLEGTLRLLHPFMPFVSEVAWQKLHNSEQTTPTPAALIIAEYPLINAAMLNEQAERDWDLVQNIIRGVRNVRTETGVEAVKWIEALIAAGSATPMLTEQAAIISRLARIAPDKLLISESLSERPEQATTLVFAPAEVVLPLAGMVDLAAERERLNKELERVEADVERRRTKLANENFVAKAKPEVVQKEREALAAQELAATTLRERLASF, encoded by the coding sequence ATGTCAGCAAACGAACATTTACAACGCGCCCTAGCCGGAGCCGATCTTGGTCAAGCCTACGAGGCCACCAAGGTCGAGGAACATTTGTACAAATGGTGGGAAGCGGCGGGCTATTTCAAGCCAACTGCTGCCAATACGAAAGATCCATTTGTGATTGCGATTCCGCCGCCCAATGTGACTGGCGTGCTGCACACAGGCCACGGTTTGACTAACACGATCGAGGATATTTTGACCCGCTGGCATCGCATGCTCGGCCAACCAACGTTGTGGGTTCCTGGCACCGACCACGCGGGGATTGCCACCCAAAATGTGGTTGAAAAGCAACTTGCCAAGGTGGGCAAAACTCGCCACGATCTTGGGCGCGAGGATTTTCTCGATGCAGTGTGGGAATGGAAGGGCCGTTCACATTCCACAATCACCAACCAAATTCGCCGCCTCGGATCATCGGTTGATTGGAAGCGCGAACGCTTTACCCTCGACGAAGGTCTCTCGCAAGCGGTGGTTGTAGCGTTCAAGCGCTTGTTTGATGATGGCTTGATCTATCGGGGCACGCGCTTGGTTAACTGGTGTCCGCGCTGTCTTTCGGCGATCTCCGACCTTGAAGTGGTCTATCGCGATGAGCAAGAGCAAGGCAATTTGTGGCATATTCGCTATAAAGTTGCCAACGCTGCCAACGATACCGAGTGGCGCATCAGCGAGGGCGATCAATCAATTACGATCGCCACAACCCGTCCCGAAACCTTGCTAGCCGATCTGGCAGTAGCGGTGCATCCCGAAGATGAGCGCTACGCTGATTTGGTCGGCAAATTTGTGGTGCTGCCAGCTTTGGGTCGCCAAATTCCAATCATCGCCGACACCTATGTTGAGCGTGAGTTTGGCACGGGGGCACTCAAAATCACTCCAGGCCACGATCCAAATGACTATATTGTTGGCCAACGCCATAATTTGCCGATTCTCAACGCCATGAATCTTGATGCGACGATCAATGCTGAAGGTGGTAGTTACGCTGGGCTTGATCGATTTGAGGCTCGCAAGCGCTTGGTTGCAGATCTAACCGAAACTGGTAATTTGGTTGAAACTAAGCCGCACTTGATGAAGATTGGCCGCTGTGAGCGCTGCGATACGATCATCGAGCCATTAATTAGCACCCAGTGGTTTGTAAAAACTCAACCATTGGCCGAGCCAGCGATGGCCGCTGTGCGCGAAGGCCGCACCAAAATCGTGCCCGAACGCTTCAATAAAATCTATTTTCATTGGATGGAAAATATTCAGGATTGGTGTATCAGTCGCCAACTGTGGTGGGGTCATCGGATTCCGGTGTGGTATGGCCCCGATAACCAGATGTTTGTCGAATTGAATGCTGCCGATGCTCTCGCCGCAGCGGCGAAGCATTATGGTCAAGTAGTTGAGTTACGCCAAGATGAAGATGTGTTGGATACGTGGTTCTCATCGGGCTTGTGGCCATTCAGCATTTTGGGCTGGCCTGATGTTGAAAATCCTGATTTCAAACAATTTTACCCAACCACGCTGCTCGAAACTGGCTACGATATTTTGTTTTTCTGGGTAGCGCGGATGATGATGTTGGGGATTTATCTCACGGGCAAAGAGCCTTTTGAATGGGTTTATTTGCATGGTCTTGTGCGTGATGAACATGGCCGCAAGATGTCGAAATCATTGGGCAATCAGGTTGATCCGATGGATTTGATTGAGCAATATGGCACTGATGCGCTGCGGTTTACCTTCGCCACTTCATCAACGCCAGGCCAAGATTTTGCCCTGCAACCAACCCGTTTGGATTCGGCGCGTTCGTTCGCTAACAAAATCTGGAATGCAACCCGCTTTGTGATTTCGAAGTTGGGCGATTTGCCACGCACCGCCGAAAGCAAAGTTGGCGCTGAACGTTTGAGCGATCAAGCCTATACTGTGGCAGATCGTTGGATTCTTTCGCGGTTCAATCGTTTGGCGGGCGATGTTGAGCGTTTGATGAACAGTTTCAATTTGGGCGAAGCTGGTCGCCAAATCCAAACCTTCTTCTGGGATGAATTCGCCGATTGGTATATTGAAACTGCCAAAATTCAAATTGACACAGGCGATGAGCAACAGCAATTGCGCACTCGCGAAACGCTCTACAGCGTTTTAGAAGGAACCTTGCGCTTGTTGCACCCATTTATGCCGTTTGTCAGCGAGGTTGCTTGGCAAAAATTGCACAATAGCGAGCAAACCACACCAACGCCAGCTGCATTAATCATCGCTGAGTATCCTTTAATTAACGCTGCCATGCTCAATGAGCAAGCTGAGCGTGATTGGGATTTGGTGCAAAATATCATTCGCGGCGTGCGTAACGTGCGCACCGAAACTGGGGTGGAAGCAGTTAAATGGATCGAGGCATTGATTGCGGCTGGTTCTGCCACGCCAATGCTGACCGAGCAAGCAGCAATTATCAGTCGCTTGGCGCGGATCGCTCCCGACAAACTGCTAATTAGCGAAAGCCTGAGCGAACGACCTGAACAAGCCACAACTTTGGTGTTTGCGCCAGCCGAAGTTGTCTTGCCATTGGCGGGTATGGTCGATTTGGCGGCTGAGCGCGAACGGCTCAACAAGGAGCTTGAACGGGTTGAGGCCGATGTCGAGCGACGCCGCACGAAGCTTGCCAACGAAAACTTCGTGGCTAAAGCCAAGCCCGAGGTTGTGCAGAAAGAGCGCGAAGCTTTGGCTGCTCAAGAGTTAGCAGCTACAACCTTGCGCGAACGTTTGGCGAGTTTCTAA
- a CDS encoding GNAT family N-acetyltransferase — translation MELALEQVVDAFVCGWVYSRALARTQLQPMGQHYHVSFGEVINGRSDEFLIFDQGQSANVEDFGRAISQQHPLLAHWLTIFTQTTNDYVRLLAPLGYQPLHHETLMSRRLSDSPVEPQTNVQQLSATTALPNHAEFAKSPFALDRLDDSHLGQYLIEVEGQLAAVARLVSLPEGIALVDSVVAAPSFRRRGLARQLMQQLLNDAVAKGCQHSILVASTLGAPLYRQLGYRDRAEVLIFELEKAN, via the coding sequence ATGGAATTAGCGCTTGAGCAGGTAGTTGATGCATTTGTGTGTGGTTGGGTTTATTCACGGGCTTTGGCTAGAACTCAGCTTCAACCTATGGGCCAGCATTATCACGTCAGCTTTGGTGAGGTAATCAATGGGCGCAGCGATGAATTTTTAATCTTCGATCAAGGCCAGTCCGCCAACGTAGAGGATTTTGGCCGAGCCATCAGCCAACAACACCCTCTGCTAGCGCATTGGCTCACAATCTTTACCCAAACCACCAACGATTATGTGAGGTTGTTAGCTCCGCTGGGCTATCAGCCATTACACCACGAAACATTAATGAGTCGTAGGCTAAGCGATTCTCCAGTCGAACCACAAACCAACGTGCAACAGTTGAGTGCAACAACTGCATTACCAAACCACGCTGAGTTTGCCAAATCGCCATTTGCGCTTGATCGACTTGATGATTCGCACCTTGGCCAATATTTGATCGAAGTTGAAGGACAGTTAGCGGCAGTCGCCCGCTTGGTAAGCTTGCCTGAGGGCATTGCGTTGGTAGATTCGGTGGTGGCCGCGCCAAGCTTTCGGCGGCGCGGCCTCGCACGTCAGTTAATGCAACAGTTGTTGAACGATGCAGTTGCCAAGGGCTGCCAACATAGTATTTTGGTGGCCAGTACGCTGGGAGCACCACTCTATCGCCAACTTGGCTACCGCGATCGGGCTGAGGTATTGATTTTTGAGCTAGAAAAAGCTAACTAG
- a CDS encoding ATP-binding protein, which produces MNKETYLNDALGLSSQSLTYMVSQQLAAHYPDQGILQTGDCDFDVRSYAGAGLCEVKIHQQPYPQINYSWLRGEEGGEIARSLENAWQTITWQDQSFDLLLLSWTAYGTTYSLQWLIGASQAAVEGFFSVVCDWNTEIRDEIMVFDEGSWEKSQELYYAIKNASLDNLILPGTLKQDIFRDLQRFFESKATYEHYNIAWKRGIILVGPPGNGKTHMIKGLLNALDYPCLYVKSFDAQYSTNNANIRAVFDRARRSAPCIVVLEDLDSLINDTNRAFFLNEVDGFNANQGVVLLATTNHPEDIDPAIMNRPSRFDRKYYFSLPELAERLAYIEQWNTALHSSTQLTEAGIQQAAEVTEGFSFAYLKELFVSALMRWIDIKDQTDMDTVILEQATFLREQMVTEDPEATEEETEDDEE; this is translated from the coding sequence TTGAACAAAGAAACCTATTTAAATGATGCGTTGGGGCTGTCGAGCCAATCGCTGACCTATATGGTGAGTCAGCAATTAGCCGCGCATTATCCCGATCAAGGCATTCTCCAAACCGGAGATTGCGATTTTGATGTGCGCAGCTATGCTGGGGCGGGCTTGTGTGAAGTGAAAATCCATCAACAACCCTACCCGCAAATCAACTATTCATGGCTACGTGGTGAGGAAGGTGGTGAGATTGCTCGTTCGCTAGAAAACGCTTGGCAAACCATCACTTGGCAAGACCAGAGCTTTGATTTATTGCTGCTGTCGTGGACAGCCTATGGCACGACCTATAGTCTGCAATGGTTGATTGGGGCTTCACAAGCAGCCGTCGAAGGGTTTTTCAGTGTAGTCTGTGATTGGAACACCGAAATTCGCGATGAAATTATGGTGTTCGATGAAGGCAGTTGGGAAAAAAGCCAAGAACTCTACTATGCGATTAAAAATGCCTCGCTCGATAATTTGATTTTGCCTGGGACGCTTAAACAAGATATTTTCCGCGATTTGCAACGCTTTTTTGAAAGTAAAGCTACCTACGAACACTATAATATTGCTTGGAAACGGGGAATTATTCTGGTTGGCCCGCCTGGCAACGGCAAAACCCACATGATCAAAGGCTTGCTGAACGCCTTAGATTACCCATGTCTGTATGTCAAAAGCTTTGATGCCCAATATTCGACCAACAACGCCAATATTCGGGCGGTGTTTGATCGAGCACGCCGCAGCGCTCCCTGTATCGTGGTGTTGGAAGATTTAGATTCGTTGATCAATGATACCAATCGAGCCTTCTTTTTGAACGAAGTTGATGGGTTTAACGCAAATCAAGGGGTTGTATTGCTGGCAACGACCAATCATCCTGAGGATATTGACCCAGCGATTATGAACCGTCCCAGCCGTTTTGACCGCAAATATTACTTTAGCTTGCCTGAACTGGCCGAGCGTTTGGCCTATATTGAACAATGGAATACCGCGCTGCATAGCTCAACCCAATTAACTGAAGCTGGCATCCAGCAGGCCGCTGAGGTAACCGAAGGCTTCTCGTTTGCCTATTTGAAAGAATTGTTTGTTTCGGCTTTGATGCGCTGGATCGATATCAAAGACCAAACTGATATGGATACGGTGATTTTGGAGCAAGCCACATTTTTGCGTGAGCAGATGGTGACTGAAGATCCCGAAGCAACCGAAGAGGAAACTGAAGACGACGAAGAATAG
- a CDS encoding GTPase domain-containing protein — protein sequence MAFFDAINQIIHCNVMYCGPAMSGKTASIRQIARYHTEQQRLIHPIQHYATEAFRFISCSVLGQQQIGDWQLHLHCLGQQGVAMEHTFTNEWISIADAVVFVVDSQHDKLQSNIIALKNVAKMQQQNQRTFRKLPFVLQYNKRDMSHIIPIETLQRFLNPLDWEYVETNAYQGSTEAIVAALNTLETRLITYLKQDVLQSLARFIRLTE from the coding sequence ATGGCTTTTTTCGATGCAATCAACCAGATTATTCATTGTAATGTGATGTATTGTGGCCCAGCAATGAGTGGTAAAACGGCTTCGATTCGACAAATTGCCCGTTATCATACCGAGCAGCAACGATTGATTCACCCTATCCAGCATTATGCAACAGAAGCATTTCGTTTTATTAGTTGTAGTGTGCTTGGGCAACAGCAGATTGGTGATTGGCAGTTGCATCTACACTGTCTTGGACAACAAGGCGTAGCCATGGAGCATACTTTCACCAATGAGTGGATTAGTATTGCTGATGCTGTGGTTTTTGTGGTCGATTCACAGCACGATAAATTACAGTCAAATATCATTGCCCTCAAAAACGTTGCCAAAATGCAGCAGCAAAATCAACGCACGTTTCGAAAACTACCGTTTGTATTGCAATATAACAAACGCGATATGTCACACATTATTCCAATTGAAACGCTCCAACGCTTCCTCAACCCACTTGATTGGGAATATGTAGAAACAAATGCCTATCAAGGCTCAACTGAAGCAATTGTAGCAGCGCTGAATACGCTAGAAACGCGACTTATAACCTATTTAAAACAGGATGTTCTTCAGTCGCTAGCCCGATTTATCAGATTAACTGAATGA
- a CDS encoding cupin domain-containing protein, giving the protein MEIKRNGSQPSEIGSTAYFSGTVRIDPLFQAPEPARVRGASVTFEPGARTAWHTHPLGQTLIVTAGYGLAQRWDGPIEIIRPGDVVWFAPGEKHWHGAGPTTAMTHIAIQEQLNGTAVEWLEHVSDEQYQVEVG; this is encoded by the coding sequence ATGGAGATCAAACGAAATGGTTCGCAGCCTTCGGAAATTGGCTCGACAGCCTATTTTAGCGGCACAGTTCGCATCGACCCACTCTTTCAAGCGCCAGAACCAGCACGAGTACGTGGCGCAAGTGTCACCTTCGAGCCAGGCGCACGCACTGCTTGGCATACCCACCCACTCGGCCAGACCTTGATTGTCACGGCGGGTTATGGCTTGGCTCAACGTTGGGATGGCCCAATCGAGATCATTCGGCCAGGCGATGTGGTTTGGTTTGCACCAGGCGAAAAACATTGGCATGGCGCTGGCCCCACCACGGCCATGACCCATATCGCGATTCAAGAGCAACTAAATGGCACAGCCGTCGAATGGCTAGAGCATGTCAGCGACGAACAATATCAAGTCGAGGTTGGCTAA